Genomic DNA from Parvivirga hydrogeniphila:
GCGGCAACCCGATGTAGAGGAGCGCCAGCCCCAGGTAGAGCGGGTGCCTGATGACCGAGAAGATCCCCGTGTCCACGAGCCGGTGCCCGTCGTGCGTCTCCACGGATGCCGAGAACGACCTGCCGAGCGTGGTGACGCCGACCCACCTCAGCCCGGCGGCCGCCGCGACGAGCAGGGCGCCCGCCACCATCCCGGGCGTGCGCGGCTCGGCGGTCCCGAGCGCCAGCTCCGCGATCGGTCCCGCGAAGCACGCGAGATACGGCACCCAGACCGCCCAGAACGTCCACTCGCGCCGCGCGCGCGTGGTGGGCGCGCCTGATACCGCGAAGGCGGCGCGGTCGATAAGCGTGTAGGCGACGATCAGCACGATGTATGCGCTCTGCATGCGCGCGTTCTCCTATCGGTCGGTCTCGGTCGTCGCGGTGCCGTCAACCGGCGCAAGGAGCGCGGTGGCGATCAGCGTCGCCGCGCCGAGCCCGGCGGCTGCGGCAGCCCAGTCTGCCACGAACGGCAGCACCGAGGAAAGCAGCAGGTGCGGCTGCGCGGCGCTCCACGCGAGCGCGTCGATGACGAGCGTGCCGAGTGCGAACAGGAGCGCGCGCCTGTAGCGTGCCGCGGCCGAGAAGGGCGCGATCCGACGGATTCCGCGACGCACGTCGCGCGCCAACCGACCGAGCTGCAGAAACGAGGCAAGCGCGATGACGCCGGCAAGCGCGATGACGCCGGCAAGCGCCCGGAGGAGGTTCTCAGCCCAGACGATGCGCGTGAACTTCACGGAGCCCAGTCCGGCGTACGAGGCCCAGTCTCCGAGGATGCGGCCCATCATCGGCCAGCTGCGCTGGCTGTTGGTGAGGATGACGATGCCGTCGCCCGAGGACGGCACCGCCTGGAAGTGGGTCATCCAGCCATTGCCCTGCCCGCCGTGCCAGACCGACGTCCGACCGTCGGGAAGGCGCTCGATGAAGTGGCCGAGGCCGTAGCTGTCGGCGACGGCGCCGAAGATCCCGGTGACGTCGGTCTCAGCGGCGTGCATCGCGCTGATGGCGGTCGGGCTCAGCACGTCCTGGTCGGCGGCGTGCTCGCCGGTCATCTCGGCGGCGGCGAAGCGCGCGATGTCCTCCACCGGCGCGAGCAGCCCGCCGGAGGCCTTGGCCGGATAGACGTAGGGCGCCACCGGCTCGCCGCGCAGGTCGTAACCGGTCGGGAAGTCGGGGCGCAGGCGCTCCTCCCACACGAAGGTCGACTCGCGCATGCCGAGCGGCTCGAGCACCTCGGCCCGCATGTACTCGGCGTACGACCGGCCGGAAACCTCCTCGATCACGATCTCGAGCAGGTCGAAGCCGGGGTTCGAGTAGAAGAAGCCCGCGCCGGGCTCCCGGAACAGGCGCGCCTGCGCCGCGAGGTCTTCGCGCAGCGTGGGCATCTCGGCGCCAGGCTCGTACTGCGCCAGCACGTCGCCGAGCGGCATGCCCGCGGTCTGGCTGAGCAGCCGCCTCACGGTCACCTCCCGCTCGGCGTACGGCGTGTCCGGCAGCTGGAAGCCACCGAGATAGTCCTGCACCGGACGGTCCAGATCGACGAGGCCGTGCTCGGCCAGGCGCATGACGCCCCACGCCGTCAGCGACTTGGAGATGGACTGCGCGCGGCAGACCGAATCGACCGTCATCGGACGCGCTTCCTCGACGTCGGCCAGGCCGTATGCGGCCGACCACACGACCTCGCCCTCCCCACGAGCGCGATGCTCGCACCCGGGACGTCGTAGCGCTCCATGAGGCGCGGTACCGCCTCGTCGAGGTGCGCGGTGAAGGCGTCGCGTGACCGCCAGCGCGGCGCGCGGGCGTCGGCGCAGCCGTGCAGGCCGAGGAGCGCCACCGCCAGGAGCGCACCCACGGCGCGGACGATCAGAGCCCCGGCACGTCCGTGCTGGGAGCGCGCGGTCGTGTCGCGATCGGTCGCTCGCCTCCGCGATGCGGACATGCGCTCCCTCCCCGTGCGGTTCCTGCCGCGGTCCCACGGAATCGTATACCATGTCCGACAACCATCCGGGGCCGGCACCCCGGCATGGAGCAGAACGTCTACCGCGTGCGGATCGGGTCGGACGCGAAGTTCATGGACCGCTTCTCGCGCCTGTCACCCAAGCGCGCCGCTGCGCTCATCTATAAGCAGATGAAGGACCTGCTGCCGTCGCAGCGCGCTAAGAGCCCTCGTCACGCTGCCATTCGAAGCAGAAGTCCTGCTCCTCCGTCGCCGGCCAGAGCACGCGCGAGGCCGGAGTGATCACGAGCGCCAGCTGCGGGATTCCGATGGGGGCGCGCCGCCGGCAGCTGCCGTTCCACCAGTAGCGGCATGAGCCGCACGACATAGCGTCGGGCTTCGCCTCGGTCGTGCCGTCAGTGCTCCCCCTCCGCAGGTCGTTGTCTTCCGGCGACACCACCTCCTCCTTCCCCCGGACACGGGGCTACGGTAGAAGGGTAGCCGATACGTCTGACACGATGAGCTAGCCGGCGTCTTCGGCATCGAAAGCGTCGGCGGCGAGCTTGGCCGAGAACCGAGCGACGTCTTCGGGCCACGCGGCCAGATGGGACTCGAAGCCCCGCTCGTCACCCGCGAACAACGAGCGGCACGCCTCCTCGAAGCCGACCAGGTTGCCGGCCATCGCTGTCATGAAGCGGAACGCGGCCTCCCGCGAGCGCCTCACGCGGTCTCCCCGCTCGTTCTGTCGACGCGCCTGATCGACGAGCCGCCGAAGCGCGGCCGACGCGCCCGATGGTTGCGCGTTCAGCCACTCCCAGTGACGGGGCAGCAGCGTGACCTCGCGCGAGACGACGCCGAGCCGCGGTCTCCCCGGACCCTTGCGTTCCGGGGCCTCCGCCGGCGCGCCGGCGGACGACGCTTCGCGCCGATCGATATCGACCTGCTCGCCGGTGACGTCGTCGAACACGAGCAGGGTTCGTGGATCGTCACGCTCCAGCAGCTCGGCGATAGCGGCGGCGATCTCAGCTCGGCCGCCCGAGGCGACCGCCTCGGCGTCGGCGAACAGGGTAAGCGCTTGCTCGGTCATGTGTGCTCCTCGGCATCTGGTTACGATGTCGCTGATTATTACCCGGGTGAAACTATGTTGTCAATATCACCAGGGTGAAAAGGGAGACGCCGCACGTCGGTGCTCCGCCGCGCCTACTTGGGAGGCG
This window encodes:
- a CDS encoding DUF2239 family protein, with the protein product MTEQALTLFADAEAVASGGRAEIAAAIAELLERDDPRTLLVFDDVTGEQVDIDRREASSAGAPAEAPERKGPGRPRLGVVSREVTLLPRHWEWLNAQPSGASAALRRLVDQARRQNERGDRVRRSREAAFRFMTAMAGNLVGFEEACRSLFAGDERGFESHLAAWPEDVARFSAKLAADAFDAEDAG
- a CDS encoding methyltransferase family protein; protein product: MQSAYIVLIVAYTLIDRAAFAVSGAPTTRARREWTFWAVWVPYLACFAGPIAELALGTAEPRTPGMVAGALLVAAAAGLRWVGVTTLGRSFSASVETHDGHRLVDTGIFSVIRHPLYLGLALLYIGLPLFAGARWTWIAVALGMAGLVARTLAEERWLAGELPGYSEYMRRTKRLVPGVR
- a CDS encoding serine hydrolase domain-containing protein, encoding MWSAAYGLADVEEARPMTVDSVCRAQSISKSLTAWGVMRLAEHGLVDLDRPVQDYLGGFQLPDTPYAEREVTVRRLLSQTAGMPLGDVLAQYEPGAEMPTLREDLAAQARLFREPGAGFFYSNPGFDLLEIVIEEVSGRSYAEYMRAEVLEPLGMRESTFVWEERLRPDFPTGYDLRGEPVAPYVYPAKASGGLLAPVEDIARFAAAEMTGEHAADQDVLSPTAISAMHAAETDVTGIFGAVADSYGLGHFIERLPDGRTSVWHGGQGNGWMTHFQAVPSSGDGIVILTNSQRSWPMMGRILGDWASYAGLGSVKFTRIVWAENLLRALAGVIALAGVIALASFLQLGRLARDVRRGIRRIAPFSAAARYRRALLFALGTLVIDALAWSAAQPHLLLSSVLPFVADWAAAAAGLGAATLIATALLAPVDGTATTETDR